A portion of the Paenibacillus hamazuiensis genome contains these proteins:
- a CDS encoding DUF4367 domain-containing protein produces the protein MMPVELSDDLYHMRTVYKQGDKEVAVTVLQTNGHTSYMDENIGFEQQKMTVKGTEILYTEYEGGRKTITWIKSASDTEYMYQIDAPGELSKEDLVKIAEAYLK, from the coding sequence ATGATGCCGGTGGAGCTTTCTGACGATTTATATCATATGAGAACCGTCTATAAACAAGGGGACAAGGAAGTGGCGGTTACGGTTCTCCAAACCAATGGACATACGTCCTATATGGATGAAAACATCGGCTTCGAACAGCAAAAGATGACGGTCAAAGGAACCGAAATCCTCTACACGGAATATGAAGGCGGAAGAAAAACTATCACATGGATCAAAAGCGCTTCAGACACCGAATATATGTATCAAATCGACGCTCCCGGTGAACTGAGCAAAGAGGATTTGGTGAAAATAGCCGAAGCTTACTTGAAGTAA
- a CDS encoding cupin domain-containing protein, whose protein sequence is MKNEHLSNSVIFPLGQKVKQYFKGDAYLQMVFTDPTPLNTAIGNVTFAPGARNNWHSHHAGQVLLVTGGEGWYQEEGKPAQLLQTGDVVNIPPNVKHWHGATKDSWFVHLALTPGQTDWLEPVTDDEYNKL, encoded by the coding sequence ATGAAGAACGAACACTTAAGCAATAGCGTAATTTTTCCGTTGGGGCAAAAAGTAAAACAATACTTTAAAGGTGACGCTTACTTACAAATGGTGTTCACCGATCCGACACCACTCAATACAGCTATCGGAAATGTAACGTTTGCTCCTGGTGCCCGCAATAATTGGCACTCTCATCACGCCGGGCAAGTGTTGTTAGTCACTGGCGGCGAGGGGTGGTATCAAGAAGAAGGAAAGCCGGCTCAATTGCTCCAAACAGGCGATGTGGTGAATATTCCACCGAACGTAAAACATTGGCACGGGGCTACGAAGGATAGCTGGTTTGTACATTTAGCACTTACACCGGGGCAAACAGACTGGTTAGAACCCGTAACCGATGATGAATATAATAAACTCTAA
- a CDS encoding carboxymuconolactone decarboxylase family protein: protein MNRIEKSQETYKQLFGNGVPAAYATDPDFQDILSRFIFGEVFSQGKLDNKQRELITLVVLATNQTLPQLKAHTHAALNVGLTPVEIKEAIYQCAPYLGFPKTLNAIGEINEVFKARNIALPLESQKQVEEDNRLDKGLAVQVEIFGDIIAKMRESAPVDQKHIQDYLSAFCFGDFYTRGGLDLKTRELLTLCIVSCLGGCENQVKAHVRGSLNVGNDKETMITAITQCLPYVGFPRTLNALSCINEIIPEK, encoded by the coding sequence ATGAATCGAATTGAAAAGAGCCAAGAAACGTATAAACAGCTATTTGGTAATGGAGTGCCGGCAGCATATGCTACCGATCCCGATTTTCAGGACATCTTGAGCCGCTTCATTTTTGGCGAAGTTTTTTCTCAAGGTAAACTGGATAATAAGCAGCGTGAGCTTATCACTCTGGTGGTGCTTGCAACGAACCAAACGTTGCCCCAGCTCAAGGCACATACTCACGCCGCGCTAAACGTTGGACTCACACCGGTGGAAATCAAAGAAGCCATTTACCAGTGTGCCCCGTATCTTGGATTCCCGAAAACCCTCAATGCCATCGGAGAGATAAACGAGGTGTTCAAAGCGAGAAATATTGCATTGCCGCTCGAAAGCCAAAAGCAGGTGGAAGAAGATAATCGGCTTGACAAGGGGCTTGCAGTACAGGTGGAGATTTTCGGGGATATCATTGCGAAAATGCGCGAAAGTGCCCCGGTAGACCAAAAGCATATACAGGACTATCTTTCCGCCTTTTGTTTTGGCGACTTCTACACCCGTGGAGGTCTTGATTTGAAAACGCGGGAGCTGCTTACCCTCTGCATCGTAAGTTGCCTGGGCGGTTGTGAAAATCAAGTCAAGGCGCATGTGCGGGGCAGCCTGAATGTGGGCAATGACAAGGAAACCATGATCACCGCCATCACTCAGTGCCTTCCCTATGTGGGTTTTCCGAGAACATTAAACGCTTTGAGCTGTATTAATGAAATCATTCCTGAAAAATAA
- a CDS encoding MFS transporter gives MNNTWKIYMLAFISFFVSTSEYVIAGILDQIAAWAHISVSAAGQLITVFAIANAIGSPIFVMATTKMDRCHLLMLSLAIVVFGSILTVTLPGFGFLIVSRIVLAIGGGVFVIGAKTVAAKLAAPGKQAGAIGTVILGFSASLIAGVPIGRVVAATYGWKAIFVGIGILSLLAIFAVARTIPRTEGDAPIPLGKQLALLRNPEILNGFGVTFFWQLGYAMLYAYIAPFLLKVTSMGEREVSFALFAFGIATLIGSKFGGFITDRIGIPKSLMTGMVVHVIALVLLSTIAKSTFITIPLLMLWAFSAWSSGPGLQFNLVALAPEASGIMLSLYGSILQLSIAAAGGIGGIAAGSLSIGAVGWIAAIAVAIAVILAVVSFSRKTSRRLSYESN, from the coding sequence ATGAATAATACTTGGAAAATCTACATGCTGGCGTTTATTAGTTTCTTTGTGAGTACATCGGAGTATGTCATTGCCGGTATTCTGGACCAAATCGCCGCCTGGGCACATATTTCGGTGTCGGCGGCAGGACAACTGATCACCGTATTCGCAATCGCTAACGCGATCGGTTCGCCGATTTTCGTGATGGCGACTACGAAGATGGATCGATGTCACTTGTTAATGCTTTCTCTCGCCATAGTGGTGTTCGGCAGCATTTTGACGGTTACCTTACCGGGCTTCGGATTTCTCATCGTATCCCGTATTGTACTTGCCATAGGGGGCGGCGTCTTTGTTATCGGCGCGAAGACCGTTGCGGCGAAACTGGCGGCGCCGGGCAAGCAAGCCGGGGCGATTGGCACCGTGATACTTGGGTTCAGTGCGTCCCTCATTGCCGGAGTTCCCATTGGCCGCGTCGTGGCTGCCACATACGGCTGGAAGGCCATCTTCGTGGGTATCGGTATTCTCAGTTTGCTTGCGATCTTCGCTGTGGCTCGAACGATTCCGCGCACAGAAGGCGATGCGCCTATTCCTCTCGGTAAGCAGCTGGCCCTTTTGAGGAATCCGGAAATCTTAAATGGGTTCGGTGTCACGTTTTTCTGGCAGTTGGGATATGCCATGCTCTATGCATATATTGCCCCTTTCCTGCTAAAAGTTACATCCATGGGCGAACGGGAAGTGAGCTTTGCTCTTTTTGCATTCGGTATTGCTACCTTAATCGGTTCTAAGTTCGGCGGATTCATAACGGACCGTATCGGTATTCCCAAGTCACTAATGACCGGCATGGTTGTTCATGTCATAGCTCTTGTCTTGCTGTCCACTATCGCCAAATCAACGTTCATCACCATTCCGCTCCTTATGCTGTGGGCTTTCTCTGCATGGTCGTCCGGTCCGGGTTTGCAGTTTAACCTGGTGGCGTTAGCTCCGGAAGCCTCCGGAATTATGCTGAGCCTGTACGGCTCCATCCTACAGCTTAGCATCGCTGCAGCCGGCGGAATTGGAGGTATTGCAGCAGGAAGCTTATCGATAGGAGCGGTCGGTTGGATTGCTGCTATAGCAGTCGCAATTGCCGTCATTCTTGCGGTGGTCTCATTCAGCCGCAAAACAAGCAGGAGGTTAAGTTATGAATCGAATTGA
- a CDS encoding NAD(P)-dependent alcohol dehydrogenase, translated as MITAHARATFSPEGPFKLTTIERRNLQPHDVLIEINYAGICHSDIHTARGEWGPVKYPLVPGHEIAGIVAQVGPEVTKYAVGDRVGVGCMVDSCGECVNCHKGEEQYCLGGMTGTYGAIDRYGQYTQGGYSTHIVVTEDFVVRIPDGIELDAAAPLLCAGITTYSPLRHWGAAPGKKVAVVGLGGLGHMAVKLAHAMGAEVTVLSQSLKKKEDGLRLGADHYYATSDPETFKKLAGSFDLIVNTVSAQIDINAYLSLLALEGTLVNVGAPAEPLSVNVFSLIGHRRSFAGSMIGGIRETQEMLDFCAEHHIAPEIEVISAKQIDEAWERVLASDVRYRFVIDISTMENE; from the coding sequence ATGATTACTGCTCACGCTCGCGCTACATTCAGTCCGGAAGGTCCGTTTAAACTTACCACGATCGAGCGTAGGAATCTTCAGCCGCATGATGTCCTCATTGAGATAAATTATGCCGGCATTTGCCACTCCGACATTCACACGGCTCGCGGCGAATGGGGGCCGGTTAAATATCCTCTCGTTCCAGGTCACGAGATCGCTGGAATTGTCGCTCAGGTTGGTCCGGAAGTCACCAAGTATGCCGTTGGCGATCGAGTGGGAGTAGGCTGTATGGTTGACTCCTGCGGAGAGTGCGTTAACTGCCATAAGGGAGAGGAGCAGTATTGCCTGGGTGGAATGACGGGCACCTATGGTGCTATTGATCGGTACGGACAATATACGCAGGGTGGCTATTCCACCCACATCGTGGTAACCGAAGATTTCGTGGTTCGAATTCCTGATGGTATCGAGCTTGACGCTGCTGCACCACTCTTGTGTGCCGGCATCACAACGTATTCGCCGCTGCGCCATTGGGGAGCCGCTCCCGGCAAGAAGGTAGCGGTTGTCGGACTTGGCGGGCTTGGACACATGGCTGTGAAGCTCGCTCATGCCATGGGGGCGGAGGTTACGGTTTTATCGCAGTCGCTGAAGAAAAAAGAAGACGGTTTGCGGCTTGGCGCGGACCATTATTATGCCACGAGCGATCCGGAGACGTTTAAGAAGTTGGCCGGTTCCTTCGACCTCATCGTGAATACCGTAAGCGCGCAGATCGATATTAACGCCTACCTTTCGCTCTTGGCGCTGGAAGGCACATTGGTCAACGTCGGCGCGCCGGCGGAACCGTTGTCTGTTAACGTATTCTCCCTAATCGGCCATCGTCGGTCATTTGCCGGGTCGATGATCGGTGGAATTCGCGAAACGCAGGAAATGCTTGATTTTTGCGCTGAACACCACATTGCACCTGAGATTGAGGTGATTTCCGCCAAGCAAATTGATGAAGCTTGGGAACGCGTGTTAGCTTCGGATGTCCGATATCGATTTGTGATCGACATCAGCACGATGGAGAATGAATAA
- a CDS encoding metallophosphoesterase family protein: MTRRNFIKWWIAAGWACILTISALFMFRRFRETTGHENITEPATATPQVGVAEANQRAEDAGPLISFFIISDLHINSGISVQSNHLRKALDDIKTFGDKAQAIMITGDVTDSGTPADYREFKNIMSQYELPPVYANMGNHDYYNVWIGKNGTWSQDTFPNGKTDAMARQAFTSMFNLEKPYHDVRLNGFHFILLSQEAYVQEKPEVGEGAWYSEEQMNWFRSKMAENKDGKPVFVMIHQELPPVGQDGGNHMLIKAKQFREILTPYRNVFVFSGHTHQDFTVSTEHYIQETFHWFKNSSIGLVMNTKYENVRKDAAQGLFIEVYSNKVVLRGREFSNRTWIKEADWTVPLSD, encoded by the coding sequence ATGACACGACGAAACTTTATCAAATGGTGGATCGCAGCCGGTTGGGCATGTATTTTAACCATATCTGCACTTTTTATGTTCCGCCGATTTCGAGAGACTACGGGCCACGAAAACATAACGGAGCCTGCGACGGCAACGCCACAAGTCGGTGTGGCAGAAGCGAATCAACGGGCGGAAGACGCTGGCCCGCTGATTTCCTTTTTCATTATTAGCGACCTCCATATAAATTCGGGGATCTCCGTCCAATCGAACCACTTGCGAAAAGCGCTTGATGATATAAAGACGTTCGGAGACAAAGCACAAGCAATCATGATTACCGGAGATGTTACCGATTCAGGGACACCGGCTGATTACAGGGAATTCAAAAATATCATGTCCCAATACGAGCTTCCGCCGGTATATGCCAATATGGGGAACCACGACTATTATAACGTTTGGATAGGAAAGAATGGCACGTGGAGCCAGGATACGTTTCCGAACGGCAAGACCGATGCGATGGCTCGGCAGGCGTTCACCTCCATGTTCAATCTCGAGAAACCTTACCATGACGTTCGGCTGAACGGGTTCCATTTTATTCTCCTGTCGCAGGAAGCGTATGTTCAGGAAAAACCGGAAGTGGGCGAAGGCGCATGGTACTCGGAGGAGCAAATGAACTGGTTTCGGAGCAAGATGGCCGAAAACAAAGACGGCAAGCCGGTATTTGTCATGATTCACCAAGAGTTGCCCCCGGTAGGCCAGGACGGAGGCAATCATATGCTGATTAAAGCCAAGCAGTTCAGGGAGATTTTAACACCGTACCGAAACGTATTCGTTTTTTCCGGGCATACCCACCAGGATTTTACCGTGAGCACGGAGCATTATATCCAAGAAACGTTCCACTGGTTTAAAAACTCGTCGATCGGTCTCGTGATGAATACCAAATACGAGAATGTAAGGAAGGATGCTGCGCAAGGCCTGTTCATTGAGGTTTATAGCAACAAGGTTGTGCTGCGTGGCCGCGAATTCAGCAACCGGACATGGATCAAGGAAGCAGATTGGACTGTGCCGCTTTCGGATTGA
- a CDS encoding aldo/keto reductase produces MDYTKLGNTGLDVSRICLGCMGFGDAEKGHHRWVLDEDRARPIIKKALELGINFFDTANVYAGGTSEEIVGNVLKDYANRDEVVIATKVHGRMHQGPNGAGLSRKAIMSEIDKSLKRLKTDYVDLYQIHRWDYDTPIEETMEALHDVVKAGKARYIGASAMWAWQFQKALHAAEKNGWTRFVSMQNHLNLIYREEEREMLPLCKEEKIGVIPYSPLAGGKLAREASTHRAETDQIAKQKYDAAADLDQLVIDRVANLADQHGVRRVHIALAWLLHKEPVTAPIVGATKISHLEDADAALSIKLTPEEIAFLEEPYVPHRVVGHF; encoded by the coding sequence ATGGACTATACGAAACTTGGGAATACCGGCTTGGATGTATCTCGGATTTGTCTTGGTTGTATGGGCTTCGGCGACGCAGAGAAAGGGCACCATCGATGGGTGCTTGATGAGGACCGCGCTCGTCCGATCATTAAAAAAGCCCTGGAGCTTGGAATTAATTTTTTTGATACGGCAAATGTCTATGCTGGGGGAACAAGCGAGGAAATTGTCGGAAATGTACTCAAAGATTACGCCAACCGGGACGAAGTCGTCATTGCAACTAAAGTTCACGGACGAATGCATCAAGGACCCAACGGCGCCGGCCTTTCCCGCAAAGCGATCATGAGCGAAATCGATAAGAGCCTTAAGAGATTGAAAACCGACTACGTCGATTTGTATCAAATTCACCGTTGGGATTATGATACGCCTATCGAAGAGACGATGGAGGCGCTTCACGATGTAGTCAAGGCTGGTAAGGCACGATACATCGGCGCTTCTGCCATGTGGGCATGGCAGTTCCAAAAGGCATTGCATGCAGCTGAGAAAAATGGATGGACACGATTCGTATCTATGCAGAATCATTTAAACCTGATTTACCGCGAAGAGGAGCGGGAGATGCTGCCGCTTTGCAAGGAAGAAAAAATCGGGGTCATTCCTTATAGCCCGCTCGCAGGAGGAAAATTGGCGCGGGAGGCATCCACACATCGTGCCGAAACCGATCAAATTGCCAAACAAAAATATGATGCCGCAGCAGACTTGGATCAATTGGTGATCGATCGGGTTGCGAATCTTGCGGATCAACATGGCGTTCGCCGCGTTCACATCGCGCTTGCGTGGCTTCTGCACAAAGAACCGGTAACCGCCCCCATCGTCGGCGCTACGAAAATTTCCCACCTCGAGGATGCGGATGCTGCTCTTTCCATAAAACTTACACCTGAAGAAATTGCGTTCTTGGAGGAACCGTATGTACCGCACCGAGTCGTTGGGCATTTTTAA
- a CDS encoding DUF2255 family protein, producing the protein MDTWPKEELHKIAGADDLHISPFREDGVTYGTPTWIWSVVVGDSLYVRAYYGQNSRWYQAAVRQKAGRITVAGMTKEVTFEPVDGKMDDLIDNAYRAKYKGSPYLNSMISTRARSATVKVVPRGTNA; encoded by the coding sequence ATGGACACATGGCCGAAAGAAGAACTGCACAAGATTGCTGGAGCTGATGACCTGCACATCTCGCCATTCCGTGAAGACGGAGTAACCTACGGCACCCCGACTTGGATTTGGTCCGTTGTGGTTGGCGACTCACTCTATGTACGCGCCTACTACGGGCAGAACTCCCGTTGGTACCAAGCAGCGGTACGGCAGAAGGCGGGGCGAATCACTGTCGCCGGAATGACGAAGGAAGTCACTTTTGAACCTGTCGATGGGAAGATGGACGACCTCATTGACAATGCGTACCGAGCAAAATACAAGGGCAGCCCTTATCTAAACTCGATGATCAGCACGCGAGCCCGTTCTGCGACAGTCAAGGTTGTGCCGCGTGGAACCAATGCCTGA
- a CDS encoding TetR/AcrR family transcriptional regulator has protein sequence MPKVDRRVLKSQEAIKKAILELMTEKNFDDITIRDISDRANVNRGTIYLHYMDKFDLLDKIIEEHISNLRELCHSAAEMTFKEGNYVWFEYFADNHLFFSTMLNTKSAAYFRSRFLELVVQEYKVEVDVTEGKNQGLNEEVILQFFGAAVVGAVEWWFKNGMPVPPRVIAEQTGILLDRNF, from the coding sequence ATGCCAAAAGTAGACAGACGTGTACTTAAATCTCAAGAAGCGATAAAGAAAGCGATTCTTGAACTAATGACCGAAAAAAACTTCGATGATATTACAATCCGGGATATTTCCGACCGGGCAAATGTTAATCGGGGTACAATTTATCTCCATTACATGGATAAATTTGACTTGCTTGATAAGATTATCGAAGAACACATAAGCAACCTCCGGGAGCTTTGCCACTCTGCAGCCGAAATGACTTTCAAAGAAGGAAATTATGTTTGGTTCGAATACTTTGCGGACAACCATTTGTTCTTTTCAACGATGCTGAACACGAAAAGCGCAGCTTATTTTCGCAGCCGATTCCTTGAGTTGGTCGTCCAAGAGTACAAGGTTGAAGTGGATGTAACCGAAGGAAAAAACCAGGGACTGAACGAAGAGGTTATCCTTCAGTTTTTTGGGGCGGCGGTCGTGGGGGCAGTGGAATGGTGGTTTAAGAATGGTATGCCTGTACCGCCTCGTGTCATCGCAGAACAAACTGGGATATTGTTGGATAGGAATTTTTAA
- a CDS encoding NAD(P)-dependent alcohol dehydrogenase, producing MITVNARATFSPEGPFKLTTIERRDLQPHDVLIEIKYAGICHSDIHTARGEWGPVNYPLVPGHEIAGIVTQVGSEVTKYAVGDRVGVGCMVDSCGECVNCHKGEEQYCLSGNTGTYAAIDRYGQYTQGGYSTHIVVTEDFVVRIPDGMELDVAAPLLCAGITTYSPLRHWGAAPGKKVAVVGLGGLGHMAVKLAHAMGAEVTVLSQSLKKKEDGLRLGADHYYATSDPETFKKLAGSFDLIVNTVSAQIDINAYLSLLALEGTLVNVGAPAEPLSVNVFSLIGHRRSFAGSMIGGIRETQEMLDFCAEHHIAPEIEVISAKQIDEAWERVLASDVRYRFVIDISTMENE from the coding sequence ATGATTACTGTTAATGCACGCGCAACATTCAGTCCGGAAGGTCCATTCAAACTGACTACGATAGAACGCAGGGATCTCCAGCCGCATGATGTCCTCATTGAGATTAAGTACGCCGGTATTTGCCACTCCGACATTCATACCGCTCGCGGCGAATGGGGGCCGGTGAATTATCCTCTCGTTCCGGGGCACGAGATTGCCGGGATCGTCACCCAGGTTGGTTCGGAAGTCACCAAGTATGCCGTCGGCGACCGAGTAGGGGTAGGCTGCATGGTTGACTCCTGCGGAGAGTGCGTTAACTGCCATAAGGGAGAGGAGCAGTATTGTCTTAGCGGCAATACGGGCACCTATGCAGCCATCGACCGGTACGGACAATATACGCAGGGGGGTTATTCCACCCATATCGTCGTCACCGAAGACTTCGTGGTTAGAATTCCTGACGGTATGGAGCTTGACGTCGCGGCTCCTTTGCTATGTGCCGGCATCACAACGTACTCGCCGCTGCGCCATTGGGGAGCCGCTCCAGGCAAGAAGGTAGCGGTTGTTGGACTTGGCGGGCTTGGACACATGGCTGTGAAGCTCGCTCATGCCATGGGGGCGGAGGTTACGGTTTTATCGCAGTCCTTGAAGAAAAAAGAAGACGGTTTGCGGCTTGGCGCGGACCATTATTATGCCACGAGCGATCCGGAGACGTTTAAGAAGTTGGCCGGTTCTTTCGACCTCATCGTGAATACCGTAAGCGCGCAGATCGATATTAATGCCTACCTTTCGCTCTTGGCGCTGGAAGGCACATTGGTCAACGTCGGCGCGCCGGCGGAACCGTTGTCTGTTAACGTATTCTCCCTAATCGGCCATCGTCGGTCGTTCGCCGGGTCGATGATCGGTGGAATTCGCGAAACGCAGGAAATGCTTGATTTTTGCGCTGAACACCACATTGCACCTGAGATTGAGGTGATTTCCGCCAAGCAAATTGATGAAGCGTGGGAACGCGTGTTAGCTTCGGATGTCCGATATCGATTTGTGATCGACATCAGCACGATGGAGAATGAATAG
- a CDS encoding MFS transporter codes for MENRKKLLIFILTIGVFGILNTEMGVIGLLPSIADHFNVSISKAGWLVSLFALTIAVSGPTLPLLFSGINRKKVMLLVLGVFVLGNIVSVCTSNFTILLITRIIPALFHPIYCSLAFTVAASSVSQEEAPKAVAKVFIGISAGMVAGVPIASFIDSTVSYEMAMAFFAMVNSIVLIVTLIFVPSMPVEERLSYGTQLSVLKKPIIWLSIVTVILLNSAVFGVYSYFAEYLKTVTNMSPNTISLTIFIFGGANIIGNIVAGKLLTHNAVKSVVYFPLLLGVVYIIFFFAGQFAVPVAIITFVWGILAGGIMANINQYLIASAAPEAPDFANGLFISSCNVGTTLGAAVGGLFISGMGIQYVVMVGILSLLFSFAAIVLRNYMFSPTRQLSG; via the coding sequence ATGGAGAACCGAAAAAAATTACTGATATTTATATTAACCATCGGTGTTTTCGGTATCTTGAATACCGAAATGGGGGTTATCGGGTTACTGCCTTCCATTGCCGATCACTTTAATGTCAGCATATCAAAAGCAGGATGGCTTGTGAGTCTTTTTGCTCTTACTATTGCTGTGTCCGGACCAACGCTGCCGTTGTTGTTTTCCGGGATCAATCGCAAGAAGGTTATGTTACTTGTATTAGGTGTTTTTGTTTTGGGAAACATCGTATCCGTATGTACATCCAACTTTACCATTTTATTAATTACTCGTATAATTCCGGCCTTGTTTCATCCGATCTATTGTTCTTTGGCATTTACAGTTGCCGCTTCCTCAGTAAGTCAAGAAGAAGCTCCAAAAGCCGTTGCTAAAGTATTTATAGGAATATCTGCCGGGATGGTAGCCGGCGTACCGATCGCAAGTTTTATTGATAGTACCGTTTCGTATGAAATGGCGATGGCGTTTTTTGCTATGGTTAATTCCATTGTACTCATTGTTACATTGATTTTTGTACCGTCCATGCCTGTTGAAGAAAGACTTTCTTATGGTACACAACTTTCCGTATTAAAAAAACCTATTATTTGGCTTTCCATCGTGACTGTCATTTTATTAAACTCAGCTGTATTTGGGGTTTATAGTTATTTTGCCGAATATTTGAAAACAGTAACGAATATGTCTCCGAATACCATAAGTTTAACGATATTTATCTTCGGTGGAGCCAATATTATCGGAAACATTGTCGCAGGAAAGCTGCTAACTCATAATGCCGTTAAGTCTGTAGTATATTTTCCTTTATTATTGGGCGTTGTTTACATCATTTTCTTCTTTGCAGGGCAGTTTGCCGTACCTGTGGCGATTATAACATTCGTTTGGGGCATATTAGCTGGAGGAATAATGGCAAATATTAATCAATATTTGATTGCGTCTGCAGCTCCCGAAGCGCCTGATTTCGCAAATGGATTATTTATATCGTCCTGTAATGTAGGAACAACATTGGGTGCGGCGGTAGGCGGGTTATTTATATCAGGAATGGGCATACAATACGTCGTAATGGTGGGAATACTTTCATTATTGTTTAGCTTTGCCGCGATCGTACTTAGAAACTACATGTTTTCTCCAACGCGACAACTCTCCGGATAA
- a CDS encoding alpha/beta hydrolase, whose protein sequence is MSKTDNYIFELSDKVTRKSVSYKNRFGIKIAADLYLPKDFDGSKKHAAVIIGAPYGGVKEQGSGIYAQNMAERGFVALAFDPSYNGYSGGEPRHLSSPDLFVEDFSAAVDYAGTRPFVDRNQIGVIGMCGSGGFAISAAQVDRRIKAVATVSMYDISRAARSGFKDSFTEDDRNRILDAVAEQRYAEFESNQPVLTQRGAPIGFDENTDPISREFGEFYSTPRGYHPNSITQFTVTSSMSWMNFPLLTYIKSVSPRPILFIIGEHAHSRYFSEDAYELAADPKELYIVPNAGHVDLYDKTDVIPFDKLESFFTENLK, encoded by the coding sequence ATGTCCAAGACAGATAACTATATTTTTGAGTTGAGCGATAAGGTAACAAGAAAATCAGTTTCATACAAAAACAGGTTTGGAATTAAAATTGCGGCGGATCTCTACTTGCCAAAAGACTTCGATGGGTCAAAGAAACACGCAGCCGTTATTATAGGTGCACCTTATGGTGGCGTTAAAGAGCAGGGTTCCGGTATATATGCTCAAAACATGGCGGAGCGTGGTTTTGTGGCTCTTGCATTTGACCCATCGTACAACGGATACAGCGGCGGAGAGCCGCGGCACCTTTCTTCACCTGATCTATTCGTAGAGGATTTTAGCGCAGCCGTTGATTATGCAGGTACGCGACCGTTTGTAGACAGGAATCAAATTGGTGTAATCGGTATGTGCGGTAGCGGTGGTTTTGCGATCAGTGCAGCGCAGGTTGACAGGCGCATCAAGGCGGTCGCCACGGTCAGCATGTACGATATATCCCGTGCGGCACGCAGCGGATTTAAGGATTCATTCACCGAAGACGACCGCAATAGAATACTCGATGCAGTTGCCGAGCAGCGCTACGCAGAATTTGAGAGTAACCAACCGGTGCTGACACAGCGAGGAGCTCCTATCGGATTTGACGAAAATACAGACCCTATCAGTCGCGAGTTCGGCGAGTTCTATTCTACGCCTCGCGGGTACCACCCAAACTCAATTACGCAATTTACCGTGACAAGCAGCATGTCATGGATGAACTTCCCTTTGCTTACTTACATTAAATCGGTTTCGCCCCGACCGATTTTGTTCATCATCGGCGAGCATGCTCACTCACGATACTTTAGTGAAGATGCTTACGAATTGGCGGCAGATCCAAAAGAACTGTACATCGTTCCCAATGCGGGACACGTTGATTTGTACGATAAGACGGATGTGATTCCATTCGACAAGTTGGAATCATTTTTTACTGAGAACTTGAAGTAA
- a CDS encoding TetR/AcrR family transcriptional regulator, with amino-acid sequence MAKVDRRIIKTQEAIKKAVIELMSEKNFDEITIQDISDKADISRKTVYLHYTDKFDLLDKLMEEYIDRLRKISETACEMEWVPATQVCFEYLESNYLFFSTMLANKGAPYFRTRFLEYQIEAFKNELRKTNESNNTVSEEIMVHFVASAYVGVVEWWLTNGMPYPPRVMAEQVGTLFEEIYN; translated from the coding sequence ATGGCCAAAGTGGATCGACGAATAATCAAAACGCAAGAAGCGATAAAAAAAGCGGTTATTGAGTTGATGTCTGAAAAAAATTTCGACGAGATTACGATACAAGACATCTCCGATAAAGCGGATATTAGCCGAAAAACCGTCTACCTTCATTACACGGATAAATTCGACCTGTTGGATAAGCTCATGGAAGAATATATAGACAGGCTCCGCAAAATCAGCGAAACAGCGTGTGAAATGGAGTGGGTACCGGCAACTCAGGTCTGCTTTGAATATTTGGAAAGTAACTACTTATTTTTTTCGACGATGTTAGCCAATAAAGGCGCCCCGTATTTTCGCACTCGATTCCTTGAGTATCAAATCGAAGCATTCAAAAATGAACTTCGGAAAACAAACGAAAGTAATAACACGGTCAGTGAAGAGATCATGGTTCATTTTGTCGCATCGGCTTACGTCGGAGTAGTGGAATGGTGGTTAACGAATGGAATGCCTTATCCACCTCGTGTCATGGCTGAACAAGTGGGGACGTTATTTGAGGAGATTTATAATTAA